In Bos indicus x Bos taurus breed Angus x Brahman F1 hybrid chromosome 21, Bos_hybrid_MaternalHap_v2.0, whole genome shotgun sequence, one DNA window encodes the following:
- the MTMR10 gene encoding myotubularin-related protein 10 isoform X2, whose product MFSLKPPRPTFRSYLLPPPQTDDKINSEPKIKKLEPVLLPASKANGAPLGAGGGGSQKTPLFETYSDWDREVKRTGASGWRVCSINEGYMISTCLPEYFVVPSSLADQDLKVFSHSFVGRRMPFWCWSHSNGSALVRTALIRDVLQQRKIEQRICNAITKSHPQRNDVYKSDLDKTLPNIQDIQVAFVKLKQLCVNEPFEETEEKWLSSLENTRWLEYVRAFLKHAAELVYVLESKRLSVVLQEEEGRDLSCIIASLVQVMLDPYFRTITGFQSLIQKEWVMAGYPFLDRCNHLKRSEKEAPVFLLFLDTTWQLLEQCPAAFEFSETYLAVLHDSTRVALFGTFLFNSPHQRVQQSTEFAISKNIQLGDEKGLKFPSVWDWSLQFTPKDRTLFHNPFYIGKSTPCVQNGSVKSFKRTKKSYSSTLRGMPASLKNGIISEEELRPRRNSLILQVKPAPLETRDSQDWGAERFFQERASRPADLHGTILPHLSGAHIKLWKLCYFRWVPEAQIQHGGFITAFHKLSLLADEVDVLSRALRQPRGGPMPAPGPELAPSRLYFCAGGPHDAPGTPDFLSSSFPFSPVGNLCRRSISGTPLSKFLSGAKIWLSTETLANED is encoded by the exons CCAGCAAAGCTAATGGAGCACCCTTGGGAGCTGGGGGCGGCGGCAGCCAGAAGACGCCACTGTTCGAGACGTACTCAGACTGGGACAGGGAGGTGAAGAGGACAGGTGCCTCGGGCTGGAGGGTCTGCTCCATCAACGAGGGCTACATGATCTCCACGTG CCTTCCAGAGTACTTCGTGGTGCCGAGCTCGCTAGCAGATCAAGACCTGAAGGTCTTCTCCCATTCTTTTGTTGGAAGACGGATGCCA TTCTGGTGCTGGAGCCACTCGAATGGCAGTGCCCTCGTGCGCACAGCCCTCATAAGAGATGTGCTGCAGCAGAGGAAGATTGAGCAGAG GATTTGTAATGCAATAACTAAAAGTCATCCACAGAGAAATGATGTCTACAAGTCAGATTTGGACAAGACCTTACCCAACATCCAAGATATTCAGGTGGCTTTTGTAAAACTTAAACAACTGTGTGttaatg AACCGtttgaagaaactgaagagaaatgGCTGTCTTCACTGGAGAATACACGGTGGTTGGAATATGTAAG GGCATTTCTTAAACATGCAGCAGAACTCGTGTATGTGCTAGAGAGCAAGCGTCTGTCTGTAGTGCTGCAAG aggaggagggaagagaccTGAGCTGCATCATAGCTTCTCTGGTCCAAGTGATGCTGGACCCCTATTTCAGGACCATCACTGGGTTTCAGAGTCTGATACAGAAAGAGTGGGTCATGGCCGGATATCCATTCCTGGACAGATGCAACCACCTGAAGAGATCGGAGAAGGAG gctcctgtgttcctGCTCTTCCTGGACACCACGTGGCAGCTGCTGGAGCAGTGCCCGGCGGCCTTCGAGTTCTCTGAGACTTACCTGGCGGTGCTGCACGACAGCACCCGTGTGGCCCTGTTTGGCACCTTCCTGTTCAACTCTCCACACCAGCGTGTGCAACAGAGCACG gAATTTGCTATAAGCAAAAATATCCAGCTGGGTGATGAGAAGGGTTTAAAATTCCCCTCCGTTTGGGACTGGTCTCTCCAGTTTACACCAAAGGATCGTACCCTTTTCCACAACCCCTTCTACATTGGAAAGAGCACGCCCTGTGTGCAGAATGGTTCTGTGAAGTCCTTTAAAAGGACAAAG AAAAGCTACAGCTCCACACTGAGAGGAATGCCAGCCTCCTTAAAGAACGGCATCATCAGTGAGGAGGAGTTACGGCCAAGAAGAAACTCACTAATCCTGCAGGTGAAGCCAGCGCCTCTAGAAACGAGGGACAGCCAGGACTGGGGCGCGGAGCGGTTCTTCCAAGAACGGGCCTCCAGGCCGGCCGACCTGCATGGGACCATCCTGCCACATCTCTCAGGTGCGCACATCAAGCTGTGGAAACTCTGCTACTTCCGCTGGGTCCCCGAGGCCCAGATCCAGCACGGGGGCTTCATTACGGCCTTCCACAAGCTCTCACTGCTGGCCGATGAGGTGGATGTCTTGAGCAGAGCGCTGCGACAGCCCCGGGGTGGCCCCATGCCAGCCCCCGGCCCCGAGCTGGCCCCAAGCAGGCTGTACTTCTGTGCCGGCGGCCCACACGATGCCCCAGGCACGCCGGACTTCCTCTcgtcctccttccccttctccccggTGGGCAATCTGTGCAGGCGGAGCATTTCGGGGACACCGCTGAGCAAGTTTCTCAGTGGGGCCAAGATATGGCTATCCACTGAGACCCTCGCCAATGAAGACTGA